The Persephonella sp. IF05-L8 genome contains a region encoding:
- a CDS encoding zinc-ribbon domain-containing protein, with translation MTLKICPQCKTENPENAKFCQNCGFNLEEVQTFQDISTEETGQLQQQFSQTDYKEPTKTQSSATNSNDFKQNYTENLVETNPQLEKDIDLWSAYVQTKLDYYIPKFVKFKTQDKKVSWNWPAFFFSPLWFAYRKMLWYGVLVMILSIIPLVGLIVSILSGIFGNYLYYRKTNEEVQKALIQSKYLNTDPKIILAGKGGTSVANLFILFGIALILSIVYTIFIAALGGGY, from the coding sequence ATGACATTAAAAATCTGTCCACAATGTAAAACAGAAAACCCTGAAAATGCCAAATTCTGTCAGAACTGTGGTTTCAACTTAGAAGAGGTTCAAACCTTTCAAGATATTTCCACAGAAGAAACAGGGCAATTACAGCAGCAATTTTCACAAACAGATTACAAAGAACCTACCAAAACGCAAAGTTCCGCTACCAACAGTAACGATTTTAAGCAAAATTATACGGAAAATCTGGTGGAAACAAATCCACAACTTGAAAAGGATATAGATTTATGGAGTGCTTACGTTCAAACAAAATTGGACTATTACATACCTAAATTTGTCAAATTTAAAACTCAGGATAAAAAAGTTAGCTGGAACTGGCCTGCTTTTTTCTTCAGCCCCTTATGGTTTGCATATAGAAAAATGCTATGGTACGGAGTTCTTGTAATGATTTTAAGCATTATTCCACTGGTTGGTCTAATTGTATCTATTTTATCGGGAATATTTGGGAATTATCTTTATTACAGGAAAACAAATGAGGAAGTTCAAAAAGCTTTAATCCAGAGTAAATATCTGAATACTGACCCGAAAATTATATTAGCCGGTAAGGGAGGTACAAGTGTAGCTAACCTATTTATTTTATTCGGTATAGCATTAATTCTTAGTATTGTTTATACAATATTCATAGCTGCTCTTGGGGGTGGTTATTAA
- a CDS encoding AI-2E family transporter: MEKFKIPVALVSLASVVIIIAGLKAAQDMVVQLLLALFFAIMFLPLFKFFNKRFPKWLSLTIVLMINLFFIYILALTVVSSVNEFRENLGEYQQKMSYYMEYGSIILEKAGIPSPPSIQLKFVNPSFIFQFISNSLLSFGNILANAAFILILAAFILLESDIFSKKLKVIAKGKDAHKLVDQFFDSVIEYMKIKTIMSFLTGFFAWIVLAILGVDFALLWGILTFLLNFIPTIGSIIAAIPPVIIALIDCGVWQAVVVAVWYVIINMIIGNIIEPKLMGKGVGLSPLIVLLSLVFWGWVLGTVGMFLSIPLTIIAKMAFELKEETRWIAILMDSDVREKA; the protein is encoded by the coding sequence ATGGAGAAGTTTAAAATACCTGTTGCTTTAGTATCCCTCGCTTCCGTTGTTATTATAATAGCTGGACTAAAAGCTGCTCAGGATATGGTGGTTCAGCTTCTTCTTGCCCTTTTCTTTGCAATAATGTTTCTCCCTCTTTTCAAATTCTTTAACAAAAGATTTCCTAAATGGCTATCACTTACTATTGTTCTTATGATAAATCTATTTTTTATTTACATTCTTGCTTTAACAGTGGTTAGCTCTGTAAATGAATTTAGAGAAAATCTTGGTGAATACCAGCAAAAAATGAGTTATTACATGGAATACGGCAGTATTATTCTTGAGAAAGCTGGAATTCCAAGTCCACCCTCCATACAACTTAAATTTGTAAATCCGTCTTTTATATTCCAGTTTATCTCTAATTCCTTATTAAGTTTTGGTAACATTCTGGCAAATGCAGCCTTTATTCTTATTTTGGCAGCATTTATTCTGCTTGAAAGTGATATTTTTTCAAAGAAACTAAAAGTAATAGCAAAAGGTAAAGATGCCCATAAACTTGTTGACCAGTTTTTTGATAGTGTCATTGAGTATATGAAAATAAAAACAATAATGTCTTTTCTAACAGGATTTTTTGCGTGGATTGTCCTGGCTATTTTAGGTGTTGATTTTGCTCTTTTATGGGGAATTCTTACATTTTTGCTAAATTTTATACCCACAATAGGCTCAATTATTGCTGCAATTCCCCCTGTTATTATCGCTCTTATAGACTGTGGTGTGTGGCAGGCTGTGGTAGTAGCTGTTTGGTATGTCATTATAAACATGATTATAGGAAATATTATAGAGCCTAAGTTAATGGGTAAAGGTGTAGGATTATCTCCTCTCATAGTTCTTCTTTCTCTTGTATTCTGGGGGTGGGTTCTTGGAACAGTTGGAATGTTTCTATCAATTCCCCTTACCATAATAGCAAAAATGGCATTTGAACTGAAAGAAGAAACCAGATGGATTGCTATTCTGATGGATAGCGATGTCAGAGAAAAAGCCTAA
- a CDS encoding double zinc ribbon domain-containing protein, which produces MNILNALFPAKCILCNELFVYKKQNLFCQICLENIKKETLKYCHSCGKQTENCQECFKQRKFDDIQVFKSKDKAITEIIYQLKINGYRNLASQLAEIIKEDITAYSKTNKIDIITYVPVDKKTLKEREFNHLEEILKCIFPEYLIVPLVEKVKKTPLQMELTAEERWENLKDVFILKNHNIKDKNILIFDDILTTGATMLNMYKTIKKGGPQKIYGYVIAR; this is translated from the coding sequence GTGAATATATTAAATGCTCTATTCCCTGCAAAATGTATTTTGTGTAATGAATTGTTTGTTTATAAAAAACAAAACCTGTTTTGTCAAATTTGTTTAGAAAATATAAAAAAAGAAACCCTAAAGTATTGCCACAGTTGTGGTAAACAGACAGAGAACTGTCAGGAATGCTTCAAACAAAGAAAGTTTGATGATATTCAGGTTTTCAAATCAAAGGATAAGGCAATAACCGAAATCATTTACCAGCTGAAAATAAATGGCTACAGGAATTTGGCCTCACAGCTGGCAGAAATAATAAAAGAAGACATTACTGCTTATAGCAAAACAAACAAAATAGATATTATTACTTACGTGCCTGTTGACAAAAAAACACTAAAGGAAAGGGAATTTAATCATCTTGAGGAAATATTGAAATGCATATTTCCAGAATATCTGATTGTTCCTCTTGTTGAAAAGGTCAAAAAAACACCACTACAGATGGAACTTACTGCAGAAGAAAGATGGGAAAATCTAAAAGATGTATTCATATTAAAAAATCATAATATAAAAGACAAAAACATCCTTATCTTTGATGATATTTTAACCACAGGAGCAACAATGCTGAACATGTATAAAACCATTAAAAAAGGCGGTCCACAAAAAATTTATGGCTATGTAATTGCGAGGTGA
- the thiD gene encoding bifunctional hydroxymethylpyrimidine kinase/phosphomethylpyrimidine kinase has protein sequence MKKTLTIAGSDNSGGAGIQADLKVFSAFGVYGMSAITAITVQNSLGVISTHPVEPEILYSQISSVAEDIGIDAAKTGMLMNRENIDVVYKIQQKYKFPLIVDTVIKSKNGRFLLEEEAIEIFIQKIIPVSYIITPNKDEAEVITGIEISSIEDMKKAAREIKKIGAETVIIKGGHLPQNRTVTDVVLYNDEFIFLTYPFVDTKNTHGTGCTFSAAITALIAKGVEPLKAIRIARAYVQGAIENSLKTGKGIGSLNHFWTVM, from the coding sequence ATGAAAAAAACTTTAACTATAGCAGGTTCTGATAATAGTGGTGGAGCAGGAATTCAGGCAGATTTGAAGGTATTTTCTGCCTTTGGTGTTTATGGAATGTCAGCTATAACAGCTATAACTGTTCAAAACAGTCTTGGTGTGATTAGTACCCATCCTGTTGAACCTGAAATCCTATATTCCCAGATATCATCTGTAGCTGAAGATATCGGAATTGATGCTGCCAAAACAGGAATGTTAATGAACAGGGAAAATATTGATGTTGTTTACAAAATCCAGCAAAAATATAAATTTCCTCTAATTGTTGACACTGTAATAAAATCCAAAAATGGCAGATTTCTCCTTGAAGAAGAGGCAATAGAAATATTTATCCAAAAAATAATACCTGTAAGCTACATAATCACACCTAACAAAGATGAAGCAGAAGTGATAACAGGTATAGAAATATCATCAATAGAAGATATGAAAAAAGCTGCAAGAGAGATAAAAAAAATAGGTGCAGAAACAGTCATAATAAAAGGTGGTCATCTTCCTCAGAATAGGACAGTTACAGATGTTGTTTTATACAATGATGAATTTATTTTTCTTACATACCCATTTGTTGATACCAAAAACACCCATGGAACAGGTTGTACTTTTTCGGCAGCAATAACGGCTTTAATAGCAAAGGGTGTAGAACCTTTAAAAGCTATACGGATAGCCAGAGCCTATGTCCAGGGAGCAATAGAAAACTCCCTGAAAACAGGTAAAGGTATCGGCAGTTTAAATCATTTCTGGACAGTGATGTGA
- a CDS encoding outer membrane protein assembly factor, translating into MRKVLIFFLLTFLYAYGEKLKIVSDYPLPYNNIQEIYNKTKDINLIIELLKKTDDFLKIYAKDNTLYLKRKLYVKDVKIHGNKSFWRREILAITGIVEGYSIDFNILHNIYTRLKKFYMDNGFPFAQITVKANIDKTGNIYIILDIYEGGEKEINDFLIYTSFPVSEHFKKEMINTLGVKKGDIFNLSAITTGLDKLQNFLYEKDYYDSFVNLVSFKPANKSKVDVILFVDLGMKYNIHFTGNRFFSQQQLKKVLTFAKNGFNYYQIVQSTENIENLYKKNGFLEVTVIPSYKEYFKENKTEIFFLIHEGERYKISNINIQTDIPEINNFLKKFHGKFYKKEKILNVLKQLREKYYREGYLNVNYSLEEKINKTNKTVSLYLTFHKGKKFVIKDIQIKNFSYKPDIKLPIPYNPNKILALLDKTKSRLKDEGYFDGDAFLDVKIKPADGIIETVVIIDVKKGERYKQGITFIYGTRHLSPKMIINNLSKDKYYSKKEFDNELDFMYYTSLFDAINPYLKIDKKRKEVEKAYILHEDKRGSFQGSFGYNTEQKLKLSAAINLKNLFKYGFETSSYIEKNDLGWYYRFTFGNRLLPKRTGLFLSYIRNYEYHRIFDLETQGFELKVQRKPNKWVEQTISLQYMRNSLKNQNIYPDNFFKTLKLRLSFIDNHREPRVNPRHGYIITGALTKEFQDINYFKLYTTGRYYLSYAFLTWTQKLSFGHIFKKNEQLPPSERFFLGGVSSFRGFGYENVAGKKGQGGNTLLLINNEIRYPLFPSVNLFGFVFMDIGNVYEKFNQIGGTLRKTAGTGAYIPTPVGSFLIDIAFKLDRQPGEDLYRLEFSINTLF; encoded by the coding sequence ATGAGGAAAGTTCTTATATTTTTCCTTTTAACTTTTTTATATGCCTACGGAGAAAAACTCAAGATAGTTTCAGATTATCCTCTTCCTTATAACAATATTCAAGAAATATACAATAAAACAAAAGATATAAACCTGATAATTGAGCTTTTAAAGAAAACGGATGATTTCTTAAAAATATACGCAAAAGATAATACGCTTTATCTGAAAAGAAAACTTTATGTTAAAGATGTAAAAATCCATGGAAATAAATCATTTTGGCGAAGAGAAATACTTGCAATTACAGGTATAGTTGAAGGTTATTCAATTGATTTTAATATCTTACACAATATATATACCAGATTAAAAAAGTTTTATATGGATAATGGATTTCCTTTTGCCCAAATAACTGTTAAAGCAAATATAGATAAAACAGGAAATATTTACATTATTCTTGATATATATGAAGGTGGTGAAAAGGAAATAAATGACTTCCTTATTTACACATCTTTTCCTGTTTCTGAGCATTTCAAAAAAGAAATGATTAATACTCTTGGCGTAAAAAAGGGGGATATATTTAATTTATCTGCTATTACTACAGGTTTAGATAAACTCCAGAATTTTCTTTATGAAAAAGATTATTACGATTCCTTTGTAAACCTTGTGAGCTTTAAACCTGCAAATAAATCTAAAGTGGACGTTATCTTATTTGTTGACCTTGGTATGAAATATAATATCCATTTTACAGGGAACAGGTTTTTCTCCCAACAACAGCTAAAAAAGGTACTTACATTTGCTAAGAACGGTTTTAATTATTACCAGATAGTTCAGTCCACCGAAAACATAGAAAATCTCTACAAAAAAAATGGATTTTTAGAGGTTACAGTCATTCCTTCCTATAAGGAATATTTTAAAGAGAATAAGACAGAAATATTTTTTCTAATCCATGAAGGTGAAAGATATAAAATCAGCAACATCAATATACAAACAGATATCCCAGAGATAAATAATTTTTTAAAAAAATTTCATGGAAAATTTTATAAAAAAGAAAAAATTTTAAATGTTTTAAAACAACTAAGAGAAAAATATTATAGAGAAGGATATCTGAACGTAAATTATTCTCTGGAGGAAAAAATAAATAAAACAAACAAAACTGTATCACTATACCTGACCTTTCACAAAGGTAAAAAGTTTGTGATAAAAGATATTCAAATAAAAAATTTCTCCTACAAACCGGATATAAAACTTCCTATACCTTATAACCCAAATAAAATTCTGGCATTACTTGATAAAACCAAAAGTAGGCTCAAGGATGAAGGCTATTTTGATGGTGATGCATTTCTTGATGTAAAAATAAAACCAGCCGATGGAATTATTGAAACAGTAGTAATAATAGATGTAAAAAAAGGAGAAAGATACAAACAAGGAATAACCTTTATATATGGAACTCGCCATCTTTCTCCAAAAATGATTATAAATAACCTCTCCAAAGATAAATACTATTCCAAAAAAGAATTTGATAACGAACTTGATTTTATGTATTATACCTCCTTGTTTGATGCTATAAATCCTTATCTAAAGATAGACAAAAAAAGAAAAGAAGTTGAAAAAGCATATATACTCCACGAAGACAAAAGAGGCTCTTTCCAGGGCAGTTTTGGTTATAATACAGAGCAAAAGCTCAAACTATCAGCTGCAATTAATCTAAAAAACTTATTTAAATATGGATTTGAAACCTCCTCCTATATTGAGAAAAATGATTTAGGCTGGTATTACAGATTTACATTCGGAAACAGACTATTACCTAAAAGAACAGGCTTATTTCTATCATATATCCGAAATTATGAGTATCATCGTATATTTGACCTTGAAACCCAAGGATTTGAACTTAAAGTTCAAAGAAAGCCTAATAAGTGGGTTGAACAGACAATTTCCCTCCAGTATATGAGAAACTCACTAAAAAACCAGAATATATACCCAGACAACTTCTTCAAAACATTAAAACTACGCTTATCCTTTATAGATAACCATAGAGAACCAAGAGTAAATCCTCGTCATGGATATATTATTACAGGAGCCTTAACAAAGGAATTTCAGGATATAAACTATTTTAAATTATATACAACAGGTAGATATTATCTGTCTTATGCATTTTTAACCTGGACCCAAAAATTAAGCTTTGGGCATATATTCAAAAAAAATGAGCAGCTACCTCCTTCTGAAAGATTTTTTCTGGGAGGAGTTTCCAGTTTTAGAGGTTTTGGATACGAAAATGTAGCAGGGAAAAAAGGACAAGGAGGAAACACTCTTTTACTTATAAACAATGAAATTAGATACCCTCTCTTCCCTTCCGTAAATCTTTTTGGATTTGTATTCATGGATATAGGAAATGTTTATGAAAAATTTAATCAGATAGGCGGCACCCTCAGGAAAACAGCTGGTACCGGTGCATACATACCAACTCCTGTAGGCTCATTTCTAATAGATATTGCATTCAAGCTTGATAGACAACCTGGTGAAGACCTTTACAGATTGGAATTTAGTATTAATACTCTATTTTAG
- a CDS encoding twin-arginine translocase TatA/TatE family subunit, with the protein MFGGIGLSEILLIFVVALLVLGPKRLPELAKTLGRFYREIRSTVDEVKEVIVEEPQKQKHTQQYIPPNLDDEIETEINEDNKEKLKKNLQGEKISFKKKQENEINEREDKKS; encoded by the coding sequence ATGTTTGGTGGTATAGGATTATCTGAAATATTATTAATTTTTGTAGTTGCCTTACTGGTTCTGGGTCCCAAAAGACTTCCTGAACTTGCAAAAACATTAGGCAGATTTTACCGAGAAATCCGGTCTACAGTAGATGAAGTAAAAGAAGTTATAGTGGAAGAACCCCAAAAGCAAAAACACACCCAGCAGTATATTCCACCAAATTTAGATGATGAAATTGAAACAGAAATTAATGAGGACAACAAAGAAAAACTCAAAAAGAACCTACAAGGAGAAAAAATATCCTTTAAGAAAAAACAGGAGAATGAAATAAATGAGCGAGAAGATAAAAAGTCCTGA
- the tatC gene encoding twin-arginine translocase subunit TatC has product MSEKIKSPEEFEAPITEHLAELRIRLFRSLVAIIAGTLLVFVKVDIFFEIFKEPLKKAFPDLKLVALTPTESFFTAFKIALLVGFVVASPFVFYQIWKFIEPALYEEEKKLVVPFVFFTTVFFISGALFAYFGVLPLAIKFLLTFGYTQLDVEAMISVSSYISFVVRLILAFGITFELPVILSLLARLGLVTPEALSRFRPYFVIAAFTLAAFLTPPDIVSQVFLAMPLIVFYEISIIMAKILYPRSERSRENQV; this is encoded by the coding sequence ATGAGCGAGAAGATAAAAAGTCCTGAAGAATTTGAAGCACCTATTACAGAACATCTGGCAGAACTTAGAATAAGACTTTTTAGAAGTTTAGTAGCTATTATAGCAGGCACACTGCTTGTATTTGTAAAGGTTGATATTTTCTTTGAAATTTTTAAAGAGCCTTTAAAAAAGGCTTTTCCTGACTTAAAACTGGTAGCACTTACACCGACGGAATCATTTTTTACTGCATTTAAAATAGCCCTTTTGGTAGGTTTTGTGGTTGCCTCACCTTTTGTTTTTTATCAGATATGGAAATTTATAGAACCTGCCCTTTATGAAGAAGAGAAAAAACTTGTTGTTCCTTTTGTATTCTTCACTACAGTTTTTTTCATTTCAGGAGCATTGTTTGCCTATTTTGGAGTTTTGCCACTGGCAATTAAATTTTTATTAACCTTTGGTTATACCCAGCTTGATGTTGAAGCAATGATATCGGTTAGCTCATATATATCTTTTGTTGTAAGACTTATTCTGGCTTTCGGGATTACATTTGAACTTCCCGTTATTCTTTCACTACTTGCACGACTTGGTCTTGTTACACCAGAAGCCTTATCCCGATTTCGTCCCTATTTTGTTATTGCTGCTTTTACACTTGCTGCTTTCCTGACACCACCAGATATCGTAAGTCAGGTATTTCTGGCAATGCCTTTAATCGTATTTTATGAGATATCTATCATTATGGCAAAAATTCTTTATCCTCGCAGCGAAAGGAGTAGAGAAAATCAGGTATAA
- a CDS encoding flavin reductase family protein: protein MEIDLKNLDAKQIYKLMTSIIVPRPIAWVSTISKDGVYNLAPFSYFAGISSDPPLLLISVGRKDTKEKKDTWQNIEETGEFVVNMVTKEILEKMNITALPFDREIDEFEKAGLTPVPSSVVRAPRVKEAPVNIECKSFEIIQIGKMGIILGEILKVHVKEDILNEKGYVDTTKLQIIGRLGGANYCIITEENTIELKRPDKR, encoded by the coding sequence GTGGAAATAGATTTAAAAAATTTAGACGCAAAACAGATATACAAATTAATGACAAGTATAATAGTACCCCGTCCAATAGCCTGGGTATCCACTATAAGCAAAGATGGAGTTTATAACCTGGCTCCCTTTAGTTATTTTGCCGGCATATCATCTGACCCCCCTCTTTTATTAATATCAGTAGGTAGGAAGGACACCAAAGAAAAAAAAGATACCTGGCAAAATATAGAAGAAACTGGGGAATTTGTTGTAAATATGGTTACCAAAGAAATACTTGAAAAAATGAATATAACAGCATTACCTTTTGATAGAGAGATTGATGAATTTGAAAAAGCAGGTCTTACCCCTGTTCCTTCCTCAGTAGTCAGAGCACCCAGAGTTAAAGAAGCACCTGTAAATATTGAGTGTAAGAGTTTTGAGATTATCCAGATAGGCAAAATGGGAATAATTCTGGGGGAAATATTAAAAGTTCATGTAAAAGAGGATATACTAAATGAGAAAGGTTATGTAGATACAACTAAACTGCAAATAATAGGAAGACTTGGAGGTGCAAATTACTGTATTATCACAGAAGAAAACACTATTGAACTTAAAAGGCCAGATAAGAGGTAA
- a CDS encoding Fur family transcriptional regulator: protein MNRRQALKEFKQTIKNLGLKYTPQREKVFKAILNIRGHFEIEQLVHKIQSKNINVSRATVYRTLEILKELGYVREVIKFKNKTIYEINLKEHHNHLICTKCGKIIEFHSDKIEELQEKICQKYNFKPEFHRLEIFGLCEKCQKKKK from the coding sequence ATGAATAGAAGACAGGCTTTAAAAGAATTTAAGCAAACAATTAAAAATTTAGGTCTAAAATACACTCCACAACGGGAAAAAGTCTTCAAAGCAATACTAAATATTAGGGGACATTTTGAAATTGAACAACTGGTTCATAAAATACAATCCAAAAATATAAATGTATCAAGGGCAACAGTTTACAGAACCTTAGAAATATTAAAAGAACTTGGATACGTAAGGGAAGTTATAAAATTTAAAAACAAAACCATTTATGAAATAAATTTAAAAGAACACCATAACCACCTAATATGTACCAAATGTGGAAAAATTATAGAATTCCATTCAGACAAAATAGAAGAATTACAAGAAAAAATCTGTCAAAAATATAACTTTAAGCCAGAATTCCATAGATTAGAAATATTCGGTCTATGCGAAAAATGTCAGAAAAAAAAGAAATAA
- a CDS encoding molybdenum cofactor guanylyltransferase codes for MSEKKEITTILLAGGQSKRMGKDKAFLKLNGKTFFRIIIEKISKYSNQIIISTNKDKNLYLPDISDLTIHPLFVKDKNPYSGPLNGIISCIPYVKNKFIFIATCDTPLLNPDLIPFLSDKINNYDAVIPVINEKKQFLNTIYTKNALNIANNLYSAGKRSLYAWTNLLNVKEIHQKELEAVKNSLLSYWSINTPEDYTRLLDIWHKYY; via the coding sequence ATGTCAGAAAAAAAAGAAATAACAACCATACTGCTTGCAGGTGGACAAAGCAAGCGTATGGGAAAAGACAAGGCATTTTTGAAGCTAAACGGAAAAACATTCTTTCGGATAATTATAGAAAAAATCTCAAAATACTCTAATCAGATAATTATTTCTACAAACAAAGACAAGAATTTGTATTTACCTGATATAAGCGACTTAACAATACACCCTTTATTTGTAAAAGATAAAAACCCCTATTCAGGACCTTTAAACGGTATTATAAGTTGCATTCCATATGTAAAAAATAAATTTATTTTCATAGCAACTTGCGATACACCATTATTAAACCCTGATTTAATTCCTTTTCTTTCGGATAAAATAAACAACTATGATGCAGTAATTCCTGTAATAAATGAAAAAAAACAATTTCTAAACACCATTTATACTAAAAATGCCCTTAATATTGCTAATAACCTGTATAGCGCAGGAAAACGTTCTCTTTATGCCTGGACAAACCTACTAAATGTAAAGGAAATCCACCAAAAAGAATTAGAAGCAGTGAAGAACTCTTTACTTTCATACTGGAGCATTAACACACCGGAAGACTACACGAGGTTGCTGGATATATGGCACAAATATTACTAA